A region from the Diadema setosum chromosome 13, eeDiaSeto1, whole genome shotgun sequence genome encodes:
- the LOC140236466 gene encoding uncharacterized protein has product MKPCGRRNLDQQQKIFNYRLSRARRVVENAFGILALPFQCFLGQMRQEPDTVRLLVEAAIMLHNLIRKRYQALDVRMLDQEDAQHNLIPGAWRTAAITEDLDRPIRGNRNTELAKRQRDKLKYYFNSAGAVAWQDKMV; this is encoded by the coding sequence ATGAAACCCTGTGGCCGTCGTAACCTTGACCAACAGCAGAAGATCTTCAACTACAGGCTGTCTAGGGCAAGGCGTGTTGTTGAAAACGCCTTTGGTATTCTGGCCTTGCCGTTCCAGTGCTTCCTTGGCCAGATGAGACAGGAACCAGACACAGTCCGCCTGCTCGTTGAAGCTGCCATCATGCTGCACAACCTCATCAGGAAGCGCTATCAGGCGCTGGACGTCCGCATGTTGGACCAGGAGGATGCCCAGCACAACCTCATCCCTGGAGCTTGGAGAACTGCCGCCATCACAGAGGATTTGGACAGGCCCATCAGGGGAAACAGGAACACTGAGCTTGCCAAACGCCAGAGGGATAAGCTCAAGTATTACTTCAACAGTGCGGGAGCGGTTGCATGGCAGGATAAGATGGTCTAG